From a region of the Sminthopsis crassicaudata isolate SCR6 chromosome 6, ASM4859323v1, whole genome shotgun sequence genome:
- the C6H11orf68 gene encoding UPF0696 protein C11orf68 homolog isoform X2, which produces MRLRFPLAASSATSGIELPEEEIPHGSQEDGFTAEHLAAEAMAADMDPWLVFDARSTPPCELDSWLAAYPPSRVSRYGGPSAPNPKPVGWIAVYGPDFSPGAGDVQGLQGAWEALQASGRPVTPAILRELALTHQVLTGKWLMHLSPGFKLDHAWAGIARAVVEGKLQVAKVSPRAQEEERQVICVYTEDFTDQEGVLKADAAIRAAGVKCPLTYKPDVYTYLGIYRANRWHLCPTLYESSYHLESNPHCSRVLDRLNNTALT; this is translated from the exons ATGAGACTTCGCTTCCCATTGGCCGCGTCCTCTGCCACGTCCGG GATCGAGCTGCCGGAGGAAGAGATCCCCCACGGGAGCCAGGAGGATGGCTTCACGGCCGAGCACCTGGCAGCGGAGGCCATGGCAGCCGACATGGACCCCTGGCTGGTCTTCGATGCCCGCAGCACCCCACCTTGTGAGCTGGACTCCTGGCTGGCCGCCTACCCTCCGTCCCGAGTCTCCCGCTACGGGGGCCCCAGCGCCCCGAACCCCAAGCCTGTGGGCTGGATCGCAGTCTACGGGCCCGATTTCTCCCCCGGAGCCGGGGACGTCCAGGGACTCCAGGGGGCCTGGGAAGCCCTGCAGGCCAGCGGGCGGCCCGTCACTCCGGCCATCCTGCGGGAGCTGGCCCTTACCCACCAGGTCCTGACCGGGAAGTGGCTGATGCACCTGAGCCCGGGCTTCAAGCTGGACCATGCGTGGGCCGGCATCGCCAGGGCTGTGGTGGAGGGGAAGCTGCAGGTGGCCAAGGTGAGCCCCCGAGCGCAGGAAGAGGAACGCCAGGTCATCTGCGTCTACACGGAAGATTTCACGGACCAGGAGGGCGTGCTGAAGGCTGATGCCGCCATCCGGGCCGCGGGGGTCAAGTGCCCGCTGACCTACAAGCCGGATGTCTACACCTACCTGGGAATCTACCGGGCCAACCGCTGGCACCTGTGTCCCACCCTCTATGAGAGCAGCTACCACCTCGAGAGCAACCCTCATTGCTCCCGAGTCCTGGACCGGCTCAACAACACAGCCCTGACTTAG
- the DRAP1 gene encoding dr1-associated corepressor: MPSKKKKYNARFPPARIKKIMQTDEEIGKVAAAVPVIISRALELFLESLLKKACQVTQSRNAKTMTTSHLKQCIELEQQFDFLKDLVAAVPDMQGDGEDNHLDGEKGARRGRKPGSSRKNGGAGGKGKDKKQSGTDSEQEDDSEDTETDGEEEMPQPPAQPIRPPAPFQSPPAPFLPFSSTLPLPPAPPGPTAVEEEEDYDS; the protein is encoded by the exons ATGCCGAGCAAGAAGAAGAAGTACAACGCGCGCTTCCCGCCG GCCAGGATCAAGAAGATCATGCAGACGGACGAGGAGATCGGCAAGGTGGCTGCAGCTGTTCCTGTCATCATCT CTCGAGCACTAGAACTGTTTTTGGAATCGCTTCTCAAGAAAGCCTGTCAAGTGACCCAGTCCCGGAATGCCAAGACCATGACCACCTCCCACCT GAAACAGTGTATCGAGTTGGAGCAGCAGTTTGACTTCCTGAAGGACCTGGTGGCCGCCGTGCCAGACATGCAGGGGGACGGAGAGGACAATCACCTGGACGGCGAGAAGGGAGCCCGGAG GGGCCGGAAGCCTGGGAGCAGCCGGAAGAATGGCGGTgctggaggaaaagggaaagacaagAAGCAGTCCGGCACGGACTCGGAGCAGGAG GATGATTCTGAGGACACAGAGACAGATGGGGAGGAGGAGATGCCCCAGCCCCCAGCCCAACCCATTCGGCCCCCGGCCCCGTTCCAGAG CCCCCCGgccccttttctccccttttcctccaccctccctctccctccGGCCCCCCCTGGCCCCACAGCtgttgaagaagaagaagattatGATTCATAG
- the C6H11orf68 gene encoding UPF0696 protein C11orf68 homolog isoform X1 — translation MAAAVGWAERRARGGEEPRRERGPGRIGTERSERRRIELPEEEIPHGSQEDGFTAEHLAAEAMAADMDPWLVFDARSTPPCELDSWLAAYPPSRVSRYGGPSAPNPKPVGWIAVYGPDFSPGAGDVQGLQGAWEALQASGRPVTPAILRELALTHQVLTGKWLMHLSPGFKLDHAWAGIARAVVEGKLQVAKVSPRAQEEERQVICVYTEDFTDQEGVLKADAAIRAAGVKCPLTYKPDVYTYLGIYRANRWHLCPTLYESSYHLESNPHCSRVLDRLNNTALT, via the exons ATGGCGGCGGCCGTGGGGTGGGCGGAGCGGAGGGCCCGCGGCGGAGAGGAGCCCCGGAGAGAGCGAGGGCCAGGTCGCATTGGCACAGAGAGAAGCGAGAGGCGGAG GATCGAGCTGCCGGAGGAAGAGATCCCCCACGGGAGCCAGGAGGATGGCTTCACGGCCGAGCACCTGGCAGCGGAGGCCATGGCAGCCGACATGGACCCCTGGCTGGTCTTCGATGCCCGCAGCACCCCACCTTGTGAGCTGGACTCCTGGCTGGCCGCCTACCCTCCGTCCCGAGTCTCCCGCTACGGGGGCCCCAGCGCCCCGAACCCCAAGCCTGTGGGCTGGATCGCAGTCTACGGGCCCGATTTCTCCCCCGGAGCCGGGGACGTCCAGGGACTCCAGGGGGCCTGGGAAGCCCTGCAGGCCAGCGGGCGGCCCGTCACTCCGGCCATCCTGCGGGAGCTGGCCCTTACCCACCAGGTCCTGACCGGGAAGTGGCTGATGCACCTGAGCCCGGGCTTCAAGCTGGACCATGCGTGGGCCGGCATCGCCAGGGCTGTGGTGGAGGGGAAGCTGCAGGTGGCCAAGGTGAGCCCCCGAGCGCAGGAAGAGGAACGCCAGGTCATCTGCGTCTACACGGAAGATTTCACGGACCAGGAGGGCGTGCTGAAGGCTGATGCCGCCATCCGGGCCGCGGGGGTCAAGTGCCCGCTGACCTACAAGCCGGATGTCTACACCTACCTGGGAATCTACCGGGCCAACCGCTGGCACCTGTGTCCCACCCTCTATGAGAGCAGCTACCACCTCGAGAGCAACCCTCATTGCTCCCGAGTCCTGGACCGGCTCAACAACACAGCCCTGACTTAG